Proteins encoded within one genomic window of Lepidochelys kempii isolate rLepKem1 chromosome 11, rLepKem1.hap2, whole genome shotgun sequence:
- the LOC140895252 gene encoding uncharacterized protein: MQSSSAQVTMMESQNRKRAPAWTEREVRDLIAVWGEESVLSELRSSFRNAKTFVKISQGMKDRGHNRDPKQCRVKLKELRQAYQKTREANSRSGSEPQTCRFYDELHAILGGSATTTPAVLFDSFNGDGGNTEAGFGDEEDDDEEEVVDSSQQASRETGFPDSQELFLTLDLEPVPPEPTQGCLLDPAGGEGTSAACVSMITGSSPSQRLVKIRKKKKRTRDEMFSELMLSSHTDRAQTNAWRQIMSECRKAQNDREERWRAEESKWRAEESKWRAEDRAEAQMWRQRDERRQDSMLRLLQDQTRMLQCMVELQQRQLEHRLPLLPLCNQPPSSPSSIASTPRRPRTRWGGLRPTSHSTTEDCPKKRRLSFNKF; encoded by the exons atgcagagctcatcagcacaggtgaccatgatggagtcccagaatcgcaaaagagctccagcatggaccgaacgggaggtacgggatctgatcgctgtttggggagaggaatccgtgctatcagaactccgttccagttttcgaaatgccaaaacctttgtgaaaatctcccagggcatgaaggacagaggccataacagggacccgaagcagtgccgcgtgaaactgaaggagctgaggcaagcctaccagaaaaccagagaggcgaacagccgctctgggtcagagccccaaacatgccgcttctatgatgagctgcatgccattttagggggttcagccaccactaccccagccgtgttgtttgactccttcaatggagatggaggcaatacggaagcaggttttggggacgaagaagatgatgatgaggaggaggttgtagatagctcacagcaagcaagcagagaaaccggttttcccgacagccaggaactgtttctcaccctagacctggagccagtaccccccgaacccacccaaggctgcctcctggacccagcaggcggagaagggacctctg ctgcatgtgtttcaatgatcacaggatcttctccttcccagaggctagtgaagattagaaagaaaaaaaaacgcactcgcgatgaaatgttctccgagctcatgctgtcctcccacactgacagagcacagacgaatgcgtggaggcaaataatgtcagagtgcaggaaagcacaaaatgaccgggaggagaggtggagggctgaagagagtaagtggcgggctgaagagagtaagtggcgggctgaagacagggctgaagctcaaatgtggcggcagcgtgatgagaggaggcaggattcaatgctgaggctgctgcaagaccaaaccagaatgctccagtgtatggttgagctgcagcaaaggcagctggagcacagactgccactgctgcccctctgtaaccaaccgccctcctccccaagttccatagcctccacacccagacgcccaagaacgcggtgggggggcctccggccaaccagccactccacaacagaggattgcccaaaaaaaagaaggctgtcattcaataaattttaa